AAGACTTACATCAGGATCATTTGCTAGTAAGGAAGTTTTATTATTCCCATCTCTCATTGGGTTATCAAAGTGAATAAAACTTGTTTGATATCCCCTTGCTCTAAGCTCTTCAGTGGTGCTAAGCCCGTAACAGACGTTCCCGCAAAAAGGGGTTTTTTTGCCTAGCCAGGCGATATGGGTCAAACTCTAAAAAACCGGTATTTCAAATTAGCAGCTAGCTTATATTTCTTCTCAAACTATTGTTAATAATTAAATAATTTATAAATAAGATACTTAACTATTAATTATTTAAAAAATATGTATGCTCCTACTTAGTATTTAGATCATTACTAATTATTACCTCTCTCATCATTTGAAGAGATGTGATTCTTCTTTGTAAATGAGTTTCAATCCAGGTTTCAACAATTTTAAGTAGTTTTAACCAGACTTTTTTAGGACCCAATAATTTTCCATTACTGTGAAAAGGTAATTTTTCTTGTAAAAGTCTTTGAAGTAAAGCCAGTTCAGATGGATTCAGCTCAGTGCTTGCATTAGGGATTGTTCCAATCGCAAAACCTTCTTCAGGAATAAAACTGCACTTCCAGCTCCATTCTCCAATAGGGGGTATAAGCCTTGAGCCAGAATGACAACAGTTTTGAAGTGGTAAGCAATATCCTCCTAAAGCCAATAAATGTATACACGATTGAACGCTTATTGCTAGAGCGGTTAATGAATCGACTTCTGTTTTATGTAAGTCATTTAATCTATCTAAATGGATTAAAACCAGTTTAAGTATATCTTTTTGTGGATCTTCATTTCCAACCATAAATAAAATCAGCTCTGAAATTGCTTGTGCTGCTGAAAGAGTTTCGATACTTTTGCCAAGATTCCCATAACTCTTAAGGATCTTTATTTGTGTAACTCGCCTAAGATTTTTTTTGCCAACGATGTTTAAATCTAAAAAATTAAAAGGAGAGGTTGCTCCAAGTCTGCTTTTGGGTTTTCTTGCTCCTGGTATGGCAAGACGAGATATTCCATTTTCTTCGCTAAGTATGGTTAAAAGCCTGTCATTTTCACCAAGAGGACCAACCTTTAAAGACAGTCCTTTCATTCTTTGATTTGAATTCATTACTCCTTTCTTTTTTGTTCTTGAGCAATTTCAAACCCAAAACTTGTCCCAATATATGTTGATCCTGCTTCAATGATTTCTATTGCTTGACCCAAAGTTTTAATACCTCCAACAGTTTTAATTGAGCAGCGATTCTTAACAATTTTTGCAACATGATTAGTTTGATTATTGGTAATAGATGGACCAAAACCATTACCTATTTGAATTCCGGTTGCTCCAGCATCAATTAAAGCATCTATTGCTAAAGCAAGTTTTGAAGAATTTAATAGTGTATTTGCATCAATTATCACTCTTACTGGAATACCAAGTTCACTTATTTGATTTATTTCATCACCAAAAAGTTCGACATTTCCTTCTTTTAAGGCTAAATAATTTGGAACAAGATCTAATTCTTCCGCTCCATTCTCGATCGCATACTCAGCTTCTTTTAGTTTATTAAAAGTTGGGATAAACCCAAAAGGAAAGGCAATTACTGAGATTAGTTTTGTAGCACTTTGGCTACCTAACCTCTCACGTGCAGATCCTAGAAAGGAAAGACTTGTGCATAAACCTGCAAAACCATTTCGCTTGGAGGCATCACAAATTTGAACAAGCATTTCTTGATCGAAATGAGGATTTAAAACTGCTTGATAAATCACATTAGAAATATTGGCATGTGCTTGTTCCAAGCTGTTTTTACTCATTTGACTTTAAGTATTTAAATTTTTTCTTGGATTACGCCATAGCCTCCTTGATTTCTCTTATATATAACTCGCAAAGCTGATCCTTCTTCTTCCCTAAATAAATAAAAGTCATGATCAATCAGGTCTAATTGGACTCTTGCCTGTTCAATGCTCATGGGATCCATCTCGAAATATTTGCGTCTTATTCCTGGGCTAGGTAGAAGTGGCTCTTTGCCTTCAATGAGTGAATGATCTGAAGAAGAGAGATTTTGAGTTTCTTCGTTTTGGACTGATTTTGTTGACTGATTATTATGAACATTATGACTGTTATGTCGCTCTTTGTACTTACGTAATTGTCGTGCAAGTTTATTTGCTACTAAGTCGATGCTTGCATAAAGATTCTCACTTCTTTCTTGGGCTCTTATTACTGTTCCGTTTGCAAAGACAGTCACCTCAGCTGTCTGTTGTGGCACGCGAGGATTTCGAGCGACTGAGAGGTGGACATCAGCTTCTTGCACCATTTCTTGGAAATTGTGAGTTGCCTTATCAATTTTTGTTTTGGTGTAATCACGAAGTGATGGAGTTAATTCAAGATTGCGTCCATGGATAAGAAGCTTCATTCTGTTTCGCCTGAGTCAGGGCCTAATAGCAACTTAGATCTAACCCCTCAACTTGCACAATCTTCTTCCGCTTTTCTTTTTGAACCTAAAAATATTGTGCCATTTGAGACTGCCTTAGGTTGGCAGAAGGATTTTCAAAAAAACCTTATTGAGGAACCGTTCTCACCCCAAGCAGTATGGCTTCTTGAACATTTTTCTTGTTTCACAATGGGTAGAGGTAGCGACAAAAAAAATTTGTTGTTCGAAGAAAATAATTCTCCTTTGCCAGTTTTTAGTATTGAGAGAGGAGGTGAAGTTACGCATCACATGCCTGGGCAGATCGTTGGATACCTAGTTTTAAATTTAAGTCTTCACAAAAAAGACTTATCTTGGTATTTGAGAGAATTGGAGCAAGTGCTGATTGATGTTCTTGACTTGTTGGGAATAGAGGGAAAGAGGGTAGATGGCTTAACAGGAGTTTGGTGCGAAGATAAAAAGGTTGGTTCAATAGGAATTGGTTGCAAGAGATGGGTGACTCAGCATGGATTTTCACTAAATGTAGATTGTGACCTAATTGGTTTTGAAAAGATAATTCCTTGTGGACTAGATAAAGTGAAAGTAGGGAAATTGAGTGATTGGATACCTGGCATCAAAGTCTGTGACGTTACGCCTCTTTTAAGGGAATCTGTTAAAAGACGTTTTAAATTGAACTGGGAAAAAATAAATCAACCTCTTTAAATATCACTAAAAAAATAACAAATTATTTTTTGGCTATGACAAAAACTAACTCACAAAAAAATATATTTTCTTCTGAGGATGCTTTGGCTTTTTGGATCCCTAATAGGAAAGAGGAACAAGCAATCAATAGAAGATCTCATCTTAATAAGATCACTCAAGTTGACGAGATTTGGGAACTATTAAAAGTTCAGTTAGGGGAGGTGTTGGCGGTTGATTCACCACATACTTTCCACCCAGAAAGCTTTACATATGAAGAACTTGCAGAAAATATTTCTATGGCAGCCTCTGCTTTTTCTCAGGTCGGAGTAGAACCTGATGAGGTGGTCGCTCTTTTTGCCGAAAATAGTCCTAGATGGCTCATCGCCGATCAAGGTCTTATGCGAATAGGTGCAACAGACTCTGTTAGAGGTGCGACTGCTCCACCAAGTGAACTTAGATATATTCTTGAAGACTCAAATGCGGTTGGATTGATTGTTCAAAACTCCGATGTATGGGAAAGACTTTCGCTTAATGATGATCAAATCAATAGTTTGAAATTTGTTCTTCAACTTGAGGGTAAAGCTTGTGAAGGCGTTTTTGAATGGGAGAGTTTTTTGAAGAAAGGATTGAATATAGAAAATGTAAGTAAACAGGAGAAAATAATTGATAGGCAACCAAAAAGAATAGCAACCATTTTATATACTTCTGGAACGACTGGTAAACCTAAAGGAGTTCCACTAACACATTCTAATTTATTACATCAAATCAGGTCTCTTGCTTGCGTAGCGAACCCTTCTCCGGGTGCGCCTGTATTAAGTGTCTTACCAATTTGGCATTCATATGAACGTAGTGCAGAATATTATTTTTTTTCTTGTGGTTGTACTCAAACATATACATCAATTAGGCATCTTAAGGAAGATTTGCCAATGGTTAAGCCAATAGTAATGGCAACAGTTCCAAGACTTTGGGAGTCAATAAAGTTAGGGTTTGAGGATGCTGTTGATAAAATGCCGAGACTGAGAAAGACCTTGATAAAAAGTGCGATTTCTAATAGTAAGGCATATAAATTGGCTCGAAGAAAACTTTATTTTTTAACTATTGAGAGTGTTTCTAGTTTTGAACAAATTGTCTCTTTCATAGAGATTCTGATGCGGTACCCAATTCATAGAATTTCTTCTATTTATTTGTGGCCAAAAATTCTTACCAAGATTTGTGGAGGAAGATTGAGATTCCCAATTAGTGGTGGAGGTGCAATTGCTCCGCATATTGATTCTTTCTTTGAAGCTTTAGGTGTTGAATTATTAGTTGGTTATGGCTTAACAGAAACTAGTCCAGTCCTTACATGTAGAAGGCCTTGGAGAAATATACGTGGAGGTGCAGGTCAACCTTTACCAGAGACTGAGATAAAAATAGTAGATCCTGAAACATTCCAAATAAAAAAACTGCGTCAAAAAGGTTTGGTTCTTGCGCGTGGTCCTCAAATAATGTCTGGTTATTTAGGGAAACGATCTGAATCGAAGAAGGTTTTAGATGCAACCGGCTGGTTTAATACTGGAGATTTAGGGATGTTGCTTTCTGATGGATCCTTAATCCTGACGGGAAGAGCAAAAGATACGATTGTGCTAAGTAGTGGAGAAAATATTGAGCCTGGACCTTTGGAGGAATGTTTGATTGCTAGTCCATTGATAGAGCAGGCTTTGCTGTTGGGGCAAGATCAAAAATATCTTGCTGCTTTGATTGTTCCAAGAATTGATAACGTAAAAGAATGGCTTGCCGAAAGGGGTGTGAATTCAAAAGTTGTTCTTGGAATATCTCCTGAAAATTATGAATTAAGACAATCTCTAAAATTGGAAATGAATCAAGCACTGGCAAATCGTCTGGGATCTAGAAGAGAAGAGAGATTATTTTCAATTGCCTTGGTAGAGCCATTTACAATAGAGAATGGCTTGTTAACGCAAACTCTTAAGCAAAAACGTGAAAAAATTATCCAACGTGATTTGAAACTTATAAATGAAATATATGGTTTGTAATTTGTTTGTTTGGCCAATTAAATTGACCAATACAGTCTTTTACTGAGACTCTATGAGTCGAACTATTATTGATTGATCAGGTGGACTCAATTTCTATAAAACGTTCAATAACTGTAAGAGCAGTTGTAACACCTTCATGGAAAGAGGAGGCTGAGCGAGAATTAAGTAATGCAATATCAGCAATAGATCAGCAACTTGGTGAATTAGAAAAAGAAGGACAACAAATTGTTGATGGTATTAGACGTCAGAGCTCTAATCCCCTTGACCCAAGAGTTCAAGAGCAAGTCGCCCAAGTTCAGAACCAAGTTGCTTCAAAGAGATCGGAATTTGAAGAACAAAAAAGAAATCTTCTGTCACAGCAATCTCAAGTTCGTGAGTTGGAGATGGAACAAATCGTCGAGCAAGGACAAATTGACAGCTTTTGTGATTTAAAAGTTGGTGATAACTTAGTCAGTAAAATGGGTGTGAGTATTTTGGTCAGAGATGGCGTAGTAGAGGCAATTGATCAAGATTGAAATTTGGTTGAACTACAATTAGTCCAAAAATAATTTTTGATATTAAGAAGAAATCCACATAAAAAAAACTATCGTTGTAAGGACACTCATGTAGAACTAACATTGGTATGTATTGATACTTGCAAAGCTTCTAGATAGAAATTTTTGAAGCCTTGCCAAAAACTCTCCATAAAGGAAATAGGAACAAATTATGGCCACTCATGACATCTTTATGCCTGCTTTAAGTTCAACTATGACTGAGGGCAAAATAGTTGAGTGGCTAAAAAAACCTGGAGATAAAGTTGAAAGAGGTGAGTCAGTTTTAGTTGTTGAGTCAGACAAAGCTGATATGGATGTTGAGTCTTTCCAAGATGGCTTTCTTGCTTCGATTGTGATGCCTGCAGGCAGCTCTGCACCTGTTGGAGAGACAATCGGATTGATCGTTGAGACAGAAGATGAGATCGCTGCGGCTCAAGCAAATGCACCTTCTCCTTCCCCGCAATCAAGTAATCAAGAAAAAGAGAGTTCATCGCCTCAAGTTCAAGAAAAACAAGCCTCTGTTGACTCTCCTAAAGCAACAGTAGTTACAAAGGCATCTCCTGCACCTCTTGTTTCAGAATCCTCTGTAAATCAGGATCAGTTTTTAAATGATGGTCGAATAGTCGCTTCCCCAAGAGCTAAAAAACTTGCTTCTCAAATGGGAGTGGATTTGGCAACTGTTAGGGGCTCAGGACCTCATGGACGAATACAAGCTGAAGATGTTCAAAGTGCAAAAGGGCAACCCATAAGCGTTCCTTGGATTGCAGAAAGTAATGCTCCAGCGAAAATCGTTTCTGACGTGCCTCGCATAGAAAAAAAATCTGTTGACTCTGGTAAGCCACCTGCTCCAGGGAAAAGTTTTGGATCTAGAGGGGAAACAATTGCATTCAACACTCTTCAACAAGCTGTAAACCGGAACATGGAGGAAAGCTTAAATACACCTTGTTTCAGAGTCGGATATTCAATTCTTACTGATGAATTGGATGATTTTTATAAACAAGTTAAACCTAATGGAGTAACTATGACCGCTTTACTTGCTAAAGCGGTTGGTTTAAGCCTCGCTAGGCACCCCCAGGTGAATGCAGCTTTTAGTTCTGAGGGGATAGCATATCCTTCACAAATAAATGTAGCCGTTGCAGTCGCAATGGAGGATGGAGGGTTGATAACTCCAGTGTTGCAAAATGCTGACAAGACCAGCCTTGCTGATTTATCCCTTCAATGGGCGGATCTTGTTAAGCGTGCGAGGAATAAGCAATTAGAACCTCAAGAATATAGCAGTGGTACATTTACACTCTCTAATCTAGGTATGTTTGGTGTTGATCGTTTTGATGCAATTCTGCCCCCAGGGACTGGAGCAATTTTAGCGGTTGGAGCTTCCTTGCCTAAAGTGGTTGCTTCTAAAGATGGCTCGATTTCAATCAAAAAACAGATGCAGGTAAATCTTACCGCTGATCATAGAGTGATCTATGGGGCTGATGGAGCATTGTTCCTGAAGGATTTGGCTTACTTAATCGAAAAGAACTCTCATAGTCTCTCATCTTGAGATTTAATTAGTGGAACCACAAGTGATTTTTTCTTATTTTAATCTGATTTGATGTGTTAGACCAAAAAGATAATCTTTTAAGCTCCTATAACTATGATTTACCAAATGACTTAATTGCTCAATCACCTATCGAGAGTAGGCATGATGCGAAACTGATGATTGTAAAAGATGGGATCGATGAGCCTTTAAATCTTGTGCATGCAAAGGTATGGGACATTAAGGAAATTTTGAAGAAGGGTGACCTTTTGGTTGTCAATAATACGCGGGTGATTAAGGCAAGATTGAAAATTCGATTATCAGGAGGAGGTTTAGGTGAACTGTTGCTAATGGAACCAAAGGGGAATGGCCAATGGATTTGTTTAGGTCGCCCTGCTAGACGTATGAGAAGAGGTGATCAATTATGGTTGGATAGGTCTTCAAATGATTCTTTATGTTTAAAGGTTATTGATAAAGACGAGATTACAGGCGGAAGAATTATTCAATTTCCTAATGAGTTTACTAATTGGATCGAAATGGAAAATTTACTTGATTTATGTGGAGAAGTCCCATTGCCTCCCTATATAGATAAGGATAAATCTAGTGGGCATGAGGAAAGATATCAGACTAGATTTGCCTCGAAGCCAGGAGCAATAGCTGCTCCCACAGCGGGCTTACATTTAAGTGATGAACTTATAGAGATTTTAAAAATCACAGGCATTAGAATTGCACAAATTACTTTGCATGTCGGCTTAGGAACTTTTAGACCATTAGATAAAGAAGACTTATCTCAGTTACATTTACATAGTGAGTGGATAGAGGTCTCTGAAGAGACCACAAAAGTGATAACTAATTGTAAGGACGAAGGGGGAAAAGTCTTTGCCGTTGGCACTACAAGTGTGAGAGCCCTTGAAGCTGCTTACCTTTCAGGAAGAGGTACTTTGAAGCCGTATGAGGGTAAAGTGAATTTAGTAATTAAACCAGGATTTAAATTTTCCGTTATTGATGGATTACTCACTAACTTCCACCTACCTAAAAGTTCCCTATTGCTTTTAGTTAGCGCTCTAATTGGTCGAAAACGTATGTTGAAACTTTATAAACATGCTATCTCTAACAAATATCGATTTTTCTCTTATGGAGACGCGATGTTGATAACACCGGAGTCAGTCATACAAACTCAAAATTCAAGCTAATGATGGTTCTTTAATAACGCCTGTAGGAACATTCTCAAACATTACGGATGAGATATATCTTTCGGCAAGATCAGGTAGAACTACAACGATTGTCTTCCCTGAGAACTCTTCTTTTTCGGCCAGTCTTAAAGCCACAGCTGCAGCGGCACCACATGAGATCCCAACTAGTAGACCTTCTTCTTGTGCCAAACGTAATGCCATCGCAATAGACTCATCATTAGAGACTTGCTCAACTTTATCGACTACTGATAAGTCAAGATTTTTTGGGATAAACCCAGCTCCAATCCCTTGGATTTTGTGAGGACCGGGTTTTACTTCTTCTCCATTTAGAGTTTGTGTTATTACTGGGCTATGAGTGGGCTCAACGGCAACAGATAATAATGAATGATTTTTTTCTTGCTTTATGAAACGAGAAACACCTGTGATTGTTCCACCTGTCCCGACGCCAGAGACTAAAACATCAATTTGACCATCGGTATCATCCCAGATTTCAGGACCCGTTGTTTTGAAATGTATTTCTGGATTAGCTGGATTATCAAATTGTCCTGGCATGAAATATTTTTGAGGATCGCTATCTGCTATTTCCTTCGCTTTTGCTATTGCACCAGGCATTCCTTTGGCTGCTTCCGTAAGTATTAATTCGGCACCAAGAACAGCCATCATCCTCCGACGTTCAATTGACATGGACTCAGGCATCGTGAGGATTAATTTGTAACCTCGAGCAGCAGCAGTATAAGCAAGGGCTATTCCAGTATTTCCAGATGTTGGTTCAATAATGACTTTATCTTTGTTGAGTAAACCTTTCTTCTCAGCGTCCCAGATCATATTCGCTCCAATTCTGCATTTGACGCTGTAGGCAGGGTTACGGCCTTCTATCTTTGCAAGTACTGTTGCTTTTGCGTTTTTTGTAATCGAATTAAGCTTCACTAATGGTGTATGACCAATAGCAAAACTATTGTCTTCATAGATTCTGGACATTTTTTAAATGACTTAATTAACTAATATTCTAAATCTATATAAAAATCTCGGTGATTGGTTATTTAGATAATCTTTATTAGTGATTTTTTTATATTACTGAATTAAATCTTGACCATAATTCATCTTCATTTTCTAACCCTACTGACACTCTTAATAAGTGTTCCGAGACTCCACAACTTTCCGCCCATTTCAATTCTTTAAAGTGAGCTAACTGAACATATGGGCAAACCAATGTAAAATTTGTACCTAAACTTGGTCCTTTGTTTACTCTTAATGAATCATAAACTCTTTTTGATTCTTCAATCCCACCTTTAAGTTCAAACGATAATAGACATCCATAACCTCCTCCTTTCTTCAGTAGCGAATTAAAATTTTTACAATATTGGGGATGTAAAACCTTTGAAATTTCTTTTTTTGTTTCTAATTTTTCTTTCAGCCTTAAGCAAGATAGATTTAACCTTTTCAAGCGATCCTCAACGTCTCGACTGGTTTTCTCCAACTCGATAGTATCTGAATCAGATAAGGTAGATAATGCAACTTTAGGAATTATCTCTGCTAATTCTTTTTTCCACTTGGAATAAGGACTTATGACAGAGCTGCCAGCAAGAATATCCCCTCTTCCAGCAAAACTTTTTGTAAGTGAACTAAAAACAACATCTGCATAAGGAGTTAGATGAACATTTAGAGATGAACCAATAGTATCGTCAACGATAATTGGGATATTTTTATCTTGAGCTAATTTTGAAATAGATATTAGGTCAACACATTGCAATAACGGGTTGCTTGGTATTTCTATGATTAATGCAGCTGGATTTTTTTTATCCAGCTCTTCTTTTATATGATTTAATTTTGTTTTTATAATGAGATCGCTTCCTTGGAAAATAATTTGAGGGAGTTTAAGCACATCAACATATGGAAAGCCTATTTGAAGTGTCGAATTATTTCCTTTAATATACTTTATCGCAGTAAGAATAGTCGTTAAGGCCGCCATGCCTGAGCGATGTAGTTGTATTAAAGTGCAATCACAATTATATATATTTGCTAAGCGATTAAGCAGTTCACCTCTAGCTGAATGGCTATCTGAAATGGAGGGTGAGTTCTCTCTCCCAAGGGCAATGGCAGCTTCACGTGATGATAATCCAAGACCAGTATGTTGCCAGTAGGCTTTTGCTGAAGGAGTACTTTTTTGATCAACAATTAGACATGAAATCCCAAGAAAATCTTTTATTTTTGAAGAACAATCAGAATATTTTCGATGACAATATGTTTGAGCACTCAAAGCAGAAGCTCTATTGGGATAGGGCCAACTGCTTTGCTGTGATTCACCATGAAATTCAAGTGATTTACGAGCCACCTCAGCAACAAAAGGGTTAAACCCAAATCTAGGATAAATTGCTTTTAATGAATCAATACAGGCTGGAACCTTCTCTTCGTAGGCGATTACATCTTCCCATCTAGGTAAAGCAACAGATACGGCATGTGGCCTATTCGGTAGAGGCTCTCCTAAATCTTTAGCACTCCAGCAAGGATCATTTAGTAAATTTCTTTCAGTCAAGAGATGTTTCCCAAGGCTTGATTTAAGTCAGCACTCAAGTCCTCAATATCTTCACATCCTACGGAAAATCGGATAAGTGAATCAGTAATTCCGATCTTTAATTTGGTTTCTTTGGAAACTGATGCGTGTGTCATTGTTGCTGGGTGGCAAACAAGGCTTTCAATTCCTCCGAGACTTTCTGCCATCTTGAAGTAATGAAGACTTTTGCAAAATGAATAAGTTTGGGCTTGAGTTGCATTAACAGTGGCAGTAACAATTGCTCCTCCAAGAGTCATTTGCCTTTGTGCTAATTTACATTGTGGATGATCGCTTCTGAAGGGATATCGAACTGATTTTATTACTGGATTGTTGGCTAATTGATTGGCTATTTTAGATGCATTATTTATTTGTCTTTCTAATCGAAGTGGAAGAGTTTTTATCCCCCTAGTAATAAGCCAGCAATCAAAAGGAGAAGGATTTAAACCAAGAGCTTTTTGGGCGAAATCCAACTTGTCTTTCCATACGGTACTCTCGGTACATACCGCACCTCCAAGTGCGTCTGAGTGACCATTGATATACTTGGTCGTGCTAGTTAAAGATAAGGTCGCGCCAAGTTTTAGAGGTCTTTGTAATAGAGGTGTTGCAAAAGTATTGTCTACAACAACAGGTATTTGCATTTTATTTGAGAAGTGACAAATCCCTTCAATATCAATAATTTTAAGGAGTGGGTTGGTCGGACTTTCGATCCAAATCATCGCGGGTTTGTGATTTGAAATGACTTCTTGAAAATTGGGCTTGGTAAAGTCTATCCATTTAGTTTTTAATCCAAAACGATTAAAAACTTGTTCAAATAATCTCACCGTACATCCATAAAGGTTCTCCTCACAAATGATTAAGTCTCCAGCCTTAAGTGAGGAGACTATTGCTGTAATTGCAGCTACTCCAGAACTAAACACACTTGCGAACTGGCATTCTTCCAGATCTGACAAAACTGATTCAAGGATTCGGAAATTTGGATTTCCTGAACGAGTGTAGTCAAAGCCACCCTCATTGCCATGAATGAACGTTGATGTTGGGAAGATTGGAGGCATTATTGATCCAGTCTCTTCAGAAAAATTTTCTTTGGGATGAATGACTCTTGTGTTTACTCCAGTGCTGAACTCCTTTTTCCTTTTTACTGATCCCATATCTTTTTAGTTGTTTTTCTATAGGCTATAGAAAAACAACTAAAAAGCCCCTAAAAAAAGGGGCTCCATATATAAATTTAATAAGAAAGAAGCTATGTGTAGCTCTATACCTTCCTTGAGTAATACTCAACAACTAACAATTCATTAATTTCTATAGCAACCCATTCCCTATCTGTCTTTGCAGATATCTTGGCCGAGAGTTTGGTTTTATCAAGCTCAAGGTGTGGAGGAACATTCGCAAGACCAGGGAACTCTAAGTTGGCTTGAGCCAATTGCTTGCTAGCCTTG
This is a stretch of genomic DNA from Prochlorococcus marinus str. MIT 0912. It encodes these proteins:
- a CDS encoding YlqD family protein, whose product is MDSISIKRSITVRAVVTPSWKEEAERELSNAISAIDQQLGELEKEGQQIVDGIRRQSSNPLDPRVQEQVAQVQNQVASKRSEFEEQKRNLLSQQSQVRELEMEQIVEQGQIDSFCDLKVGDNLVSKMGVSILVRDGVVEAIDQD
- the deoC gene encoding deoxyribose-phosphate aldolase, with the translated sequence MSKNSLEQAHANISNVIYQAVLNPHFDQEMLVQICDASKRNGFAGLCTSLSFLGSARERLGSQSATKLISVIAFPFGFIPTFNKLKEAEYAIENGAEELDLVPNYLALKEGNVELFGDEINQISELGIPVRVIIDANTLLNSSKLALAIDALIDAGATGIQIGNGFGPSITNNQTNHVAKIVKNRCSIKTVGGIKTLGQAIEIIEAGSTYIGTSFGFEIAQEQKRKE
- the recO gene encoding DNA repair protein RecO — its product is MNSNQRMKGLSLKVGPLGENDRLLTILSEENGISRLAIPGARKPKSRLGATSPFNFLDLNIVGKKNLRRVTQIKILKSYGNLGKSIETLSAAQAISELILFMVGNEDPQKDILKLVLIHLDRLNDLHKTEVDSLTALAISVQSCIHLLALGGYCLPLQNCCHSGSRLIPPIGEWSWKCSFIPEEGFAIGTIPNASTELNPSELALLQRLLQEKLPFHSNGKLLGPKKVWLKLLKIVETWIETHLQRRITSLQMMREVIISNDLNTK
- the lipB gene encoding lipoyl(octanoyl) transferase LipB is translated as MDKKLHSVSPESGPNSNLDLTPQLAQSSSAFLFEPKNIVPFETALGWQKDFQKNLIEEPFSPQAVWLLEHFSCFTMGRGSDKKNLLFEENNSPLPVFSIERGGEVTHHMPGQIVGYLVLNLSLHKKDLSWYLRELEQVLIDVLDLLGIEGKRVDGLTGVWCEDKKVGSIGIGCKRWVTQHGFSLNVDCDLIGFEKIIPCGLDKVKVGKLSDWIPGIKVCDVTPLLRESVKRRFKLNWEKINQPL
- a CDS encoding AMP-binding protein, giving the protein MTKTNSQKNIFSSEDALAFWIPNRKEEQAINRRSHLNKITQVDEIWELLKVQLGEVLAVDSPHTFHPESFTYEELAENISMAASAFSQVGVEPDEVVALFAENSPRWLIADQGLMRIGATDSVRGATAPPSELRYILEDSNAVGLIVQNSDVWERLSLNDDQINSLKFVLQLEGKACEGVFEWESFLKKGLNIENVSKQEKIIDRQPKRIATILYTSGTTGKPKGVPLTHSNLLHQIRSLACVANPSPGAPVLSVLPIWHSYERSAEYYFFSCGCTQTYTSIRHLKEDLPMVKPIVMATVPRLWESIKLGFEDAVDKMPRLRKTLIKSAISNSKAYKLARRKLYFLTIESVSSFEQIVSFIEILMRYPIHRISSIYLWPKILTKICGGRLRFPISGGGAIAPHIDSFFEALGVELLVGYGLTETSPVLTCRRPWRNIRGGAGQPLPETEIKIVDPETFQIKKLRQKGLVLARGPQIMSGYLGKRSESKKVLDATGWFNTGDLGMLLSDGSLILTGRAKDTIVLSSGENIEPGPLEECLIASPLIEQALLLGQDQKYLAALIVPRIDNVKEWLAERGVNSKVVLGISPENYELRQSLKLEMNQALANRLGSRREERLFSIALVEPFTIENGLLTQTLKQKREKIIQRDLKLINEIYGL
- the cysK gene encoding cysteine synthase A, with the translated sequence MSRIYEDNSFAIGHTPLVKLNSITKNAKATVLAKIEGRNPAYSVKCRIGANMIWDAEKKGLLNKDKVIIEPTSGNTGIALAYTAAARGYKLILTMPESMSIERRRMMAVLGAELILTEAAKGMPGAIAKAKEIADSDPQKYFMPGQFDNPANPEIHFKTTGPEIWDDTDGQIDVLVSGVGTGGTITGVSRFIKQEKNHSLLSVAVEPTHSPVITQTLNGEEVKPGPHKIQGIGAGFIPKNLDLSVVDKVEQVSNDESIAMALRLAQEEGLLVGISCGAAAAVALRLAEKEEFSGKTIVVVLPDLAERYISSVMFENVPTGVIKEPSLA
- a CDS encoding dihydrolipoamide acetyltransferase family protein yields the protein MATHDIFMPALSSTMTEGKIVEWLKKPGDKVERGESVLVVESDKADMDVESFQDGFLASIVMPAGSSAPVGETIGLIVETEDEIAAAQANAPSPSPQSSNQEKESSSPQVQEKQASVDSPKATVVTKASPAPLVSESSVNQDQFLNDGRIVASPRAKKLASQMGVDLATVRGSGPHGRIQAEDVQSAKGQPISVPWIAESNAPAKIVSDVPRIEKKSVDSGKPPAPGKSFGSRGETIAFNTLQQAVNRNMEESLNTPCFRVGYSILTDELDDFYKQVKPNGVTMTALLAKAVGLSLARHPQVNAAFSSEGIAYPSQINVAVAVAMEDGGLITPVLQNADKTSLADLSLQWADLVKRARNKQLEPQEYSSGTFTLSNLGMFGVDRFDAILPPGTGAILAVGASLPKVVASKDGSISIKKQMQVNLTADHRVIYGADGALFLKDLAYLIEKNSHSLSS
- the hpf gene encoding ribosome hibernation-promoting factor, HPF/YfiA family, which encodes MKLLIHGRNLELTPSLRDYTKTKIDKATHNFQEMVQEADVHLSVARNPRVPQQTAEVTVFANGTVIRAQERSENLYASIDLVANKLARQLRKYKERHNSHNVHNNQSTKSVQNEETQNLSSSDHSLIEGKEPLLPSPGIRRKYFEMDPMSIEQARVQLDLIDHDFYLFREEEGSALRVIYKRNQGGYGVIQEKI
- the queA gene encoding tRNA preQ1(34) S-adenosylmethionine ribosyltransferase-isomerase QueA → MLDQKDNLLSSYNYDLPNDLIAQSPIESRHDAKLMIVKDGIDEPLNLVHAKVWDIKEILKKGDLLVVNNTRVIKARLKIRLSGGGLGELLLMEPKGNGQWICLGRPARRMRRGDQLWLDRSSNDSLCLKVIDKDEITGGRIIQFPNEFTNWIEMENLLDLCGEVPLPPYIDKDKSSGHEERYQTRFASKPGAIAAPTAGLHLSDELIEILKITGIRIAQITLHVGLGTFRPLDKEDLSQLHLHSEWIEVSEETTKVITNCKDEGGKVFAVGTTSVRALEAAYLSGRGTLKPYEGKVNLVIKPGFKFSVIDGLLTNFHLPKSSLLLLVSALIGRKRMLKLYKHAISNKYRFFSYGDAMLITPESVIQTQNSS